One Aulosira sp. FACHB-615 DNA segment encodes these proteins:
- a CDS encoding DNA double-strand break repair nuclease NurA, with translation MLDLTKLARQMQGLSQHLSQEAVAGRQRLELAQQHLINAYECQQDLIERQEKWRDRILFANATPIEPLETRIDIPIPPKVHTVIATDGSQIAPSHHEIAYCYLLNIGRVVLHYGQNRHPLLDSLPEVFYRPEDLYASRQWGIRTEEWMGFCRTASEATVLAELACAAKGDAPALAMVDGSLVYWFLEQLPLEARDRILPPILQAWQQLRDAGIPLMGYLSASRNVEGINFLRLMACPHPVPDCVSYCPNQLEKVPCKVFEPLRDTSLWSTQLQPGQRGPLWRSNARILEFYEGQNIYFCYVHVGTEIARIEVPAWVVENTAMFDEALGLMLAQVQKGYGYPVAIAEAHNQAVVRGGDKARFFALLEKQMIKAGLKNVGTSYKEARKRGSIA, from the coding sequence ATGCTTGACCTGACAAAATTAGCGCGACAAATGCAAGGTTTAAGCCAGCATCTCTCTCAAGAAGCTGTTGCTGGTCGCCAGCGTTTAGAATTAGCGCAACAACATTTAATAAATGCTTACGAATGTCAGCAAGATTTAATTGAACGTCAAGAAAAATGGCGCGATCGCATTTTATTTGCTAATGCTACCCCAATTGAGCCATTAGAAACTCGCATTGATATTCCTATTCCACCGAAAGTACATACCGTTATCGCTACCGACGGTTCACAAATTGCCCCCAGCCACCACGAAATAGCTTATTGTTATCTCTTAAATATTGGCAGAGTCGTTTTACACTACGGTCAAAATCGTCATCCACTACTTGATAGTTTGCCAGAAGTATTTTACCGCCCCGAAGATTTATATGCGTCGCGTCAGTGGGGAATTAGAACAGAAGAATGGATGGGTTTTTGTCGGACTGCGAGTGAAGCAACGGTCTTAGCTGAATTAGCTTGTGCAGCCAAGGGAGATGCGCCAGCCTTAGCAATGGTGGATGGTTCGTTAGTTTATTGGTTTTTAGAACAGTTACCGCTAGAAGCACGCGATCGCATTTTACCGCCGATTTTGCAAGCTTGGCAGCAGCTACGTGATGCAGGAATCCCTTTGATGGGTTATCTCAGCGCCTCTCGGAATGTGGAGGGAATTAACTTTTTACGGTTGATGGCTTGTCCCCATCCGGTTCCTGACTGTGTAAGTTATTGTCCCAACCAGTTAGAAAAAGTTCCTTGCAAAGTATTTGAACCTTTACGAGATACGTCTTTGTGGTCAACTCAACTCCAGCCAGGACAACGCGGCCCTTTATGGCGGAGTAATGCGCGAATTTTAGAGTTTTATGAAGGTCAAAACATTTATTTTTGTTATGTTCACGTAGGTACGGAAATTGCTCGTATTGAAGTCCCTGCTTGGGTTGTGGAAAATACAGCTATGTTTGATGAAGCCTTGGGATTGATGCTGGCGCAAGTTCAAAAAGGATATGGCTACCCAGTGGCGATCGCAGAAGCACATAATCAAGCTGTAGTCAGAGGTGGAGATAAGGCGCGTTTCTTCGCCCTTTTAGAAAAGCAAATGATTAAAGCTGGCTTAAAAAATGTCGGTACTTCTTACAAAGAAGCCAGGAAACGCGGAAGTATCGCTTAA
- a CDS encoding DNA-binding transcriptional regulator, protein MDMQVLRERAGLSRAEVAFRLAISETSVRNWEAGRTEPTMTPKKYLEAIRLFGCTPEELASASEKSINQRHKRKPGRPKRFPENSVAPVPDATVCG, encoded by the coding sequence ATGGATATGCAAGTCCTGAGAGAACGTGCTGGACTTAGCCGTGCAGAGGTGGCCTTCAGGCTTGCAATTAGTGAAACCAGTGTACGTAACTGGGAAGCTGGCCGCACTGAACCTACAATGACACCCAAAAAATATCTAGAGGCTATACGTCTATTTGGCTGTACACCAGAAGAATTAGCCTCCGCCAGTGAAAAATCCATCAATCAACGCCATAAACGTAAACCCGGTAGACCAAAGCGTTTTCCTGAAAATTCAGTAGCGCCAGTCCCAGATGCAACTGTTTGTGGTTAA